The Styela clava chromosome 13, kaStyClav1.hap1.2, whole genome shotgun sequence genome has a window encoding:
- the LOC120332855 gene encoding scavenger receptor cysteine-rich domain-containing group B protein-like gives MYSNILTTLVMLCIQQFNSILGLMEDQFDKSVNEENAIAESVRISDSWNSMVDQSRVEIFNAASSSSHIRPRKKRTVSTENNACVTGEHNCGENAVCLITSWSDYKCNCKIGFVWNGNQCTRTDEVYVRLNGVFSSNAGVNRGRAEIFHDGEWGAICDDGFGIEEAQVICRMAGFIDALEAPLAGYYGLPDVDVKILITSLDCDGTETSINDCKHSGWGNHSCNRGEEASVVCTGNTIRLRDSKYNYEGRVEIFHDGEWGTIGDDSWDNLNALVVCRMLGFPGAVWGIQDAYFGEGTGKIWLNDVSCRGDEHNVEYCRRSEWGNPGADHSEDASVVCMPTIMVRLYGSTGKHQGRVEVLHDGEWGTVCDESWDIRAADVVCRMLGYIGADSARSGAYFGKGMGKVWYNNVNCTGYEDHMDECKISIGDGSCGHDRDASVICIPSISPSKVRLVDDKTGLQDRGRVEILHHGVWGTICDDNWDFEDARVICRMLQFQDAMDAPGQAYFGEGKGVIWMDEVECTGMETDIKTCPQRKWGLHNCYHDEDASAVCIDVDECSSSDMHNCDTNAICTNIPGRFVCTCKSGWRGNGISCKDVDECIEMNDCDPLNGICTNTDGGYYCSCPTGWSGSGSECIEGLTLPKLAGIIAGVIVFSLIVVLLISWKFLKDKELIICCMRTRGNRERNQGLDEDGTPRPNERAGNVFHVNGNINLA, from the exons ATGTATTCTAATATACTCACTACGCTTGTAATGTTATGTATCCAACAATTCAACAGTATCTTGGGATTAATGGAAGATCAATTTGATAAATCAGTGAACG AGGAAAATGCAATCGCTGAATCAGTAAGAATTTCTGATTCTTGGAATTCTATGGTTGATCAGTCAAGAGTGGAAATTTTCAATGCAGCATCCTCTTCTAGTCATATCAGACCAAGAAAGAAACGAACAGTTTCAACAG AAAACAACGCGTGTGTAACCGGAGAGCATAATTGCGGAGAAAATGCAGTTTGTTTGATAACTTCGTGGTCTGATTACAAATGCAATTGTAAGATTGGATTTgtatggaatggtaaccagtgCACAA GGACTGATGAAGTATACGTTCGTCTGAATGGAGTATTTTCTTCAAATGCTGGAGTTAATCGTGGAAGAGCAGAAATTTTCCACGACGGTGAATGGGGAGCAATATGTGATGATGGATTTGGTATAGAAGAAGCACAAGTAATTTGTAGAATGGCGGGATTTATAGACGCGTTAGAGGCTCCTTTAGCTGGATATTATGGACTACCGGATGTGGatgtaaaaattttgattactaGTTTGGATTGTGATGGAACGGAAACAAGCATAAACGATTGTAAGCATTCTGGGTGGGGAAATCATTCTTGTAACAGAGGAGAGGAGGCTTCTGTTGTATGTACAG GTAACACAATTCGTTTAAGAGACtcaaaatataattatgaaGGAAGAGTTGAAATATTTCACGACGGAGAATGGGGAACAATTGGTGATGATTCATGGGATAACCTCAATGCTTTGGTAGTTTGTCGAATGCTTGGATTTCCTGGAGCGGTATGGGGAATCCAAGACGCCTATTTTGGCGAAGGTACAGGaaaaatttggttgaatgaCGTCTCATGTAGAGGAGATGAACATAATGTGGAATACTGTCGACGTAGTGAGTGGGGGAATCCAGGTGCCGATCACAGTGAGGATGCATCTGTTGTTTGCATGCCAA caatTATGGTGCGTCTCTATGGATCAACAGGAAAGCATCAAGGAAGAGTGGAAGTTCTGCATGATGGAGAATGGGGGACAGTTTGTGACGAATCATGGGACATACGAGCTGCTGATGTCGTCTGTCGGATGCTTGGATATATTGGTGCAGACTCCGCACGTAGTGGCGCTTATTTTGGGAAAGGAATGGGAAAGGTTTGGTACAATAACGTTAATTGTACTGGATATGAAGATCACATGGATGAATGCAAAATATCGATTGGAGACGGGAGCTGTGGACATGATCGTGACGCCTCAGTGATATGCATACCTTCAA TATCTCCCAGCAAAGTTCGTCTTGTAGATGACAAAACAGGTTTACAAGACAGAGGTCGAGTTGAAATTCTGCATCACGGAGTTTGGGGTACAATATGTGATGATAACTGGGATTTTGAAGACGCAAGAGTTATTTGTCGCATGTTGCAGTTTCAAGACGCGATGGATGCACCAGGTCAGGCTTATTTTGGGGAAGGAAAAGGAGTAATTTGGATGGATGAAGTTGAATGCACAGGAATGGAAACAGACATCAAAACTTGTCCACAGAGAAAATGGGGTTTGCACAATTGTTATCACGACGAAGATGCATCTGCAGTGTGCATTG ATGTTGACGAGTGTTCTTCGTCTGATATGCACAACTGTGATACAAATGCAATTTGCACAAATATTCCTGGTCGATTTGTTTGTACTTGTAAGAGTGGATGGAGGGGGAACGGAATCTCTTgtaaag ATGTGGATGAGTGTATTGAGATGAATGACTGCGATCCACTCAATGGAATATGCACCAATACAGATGGAGGATATTATTGCTCGTGCCCTACTGGGTGGAGTGGAAGTGGAAGTGAATGCATAG AGGGATTGACCCTACCGAAGTTGGCAGGTATAATAGCCGGAGTAATCGTGTTTTCACTCATCGTTGTACTGTTGATAAGTTGGAAGTTTTTGAAAGATAAGGAACTGATAATTTGCTGCATGCGCACGAGAGGAAACAGAGAACGAAAtcaa GGATTAGATGAGGATGGGACACCGCGTCCGAATGAAAGAGCTGGAAACGTATTTCATG tgaACGGAAACATAAATTTGGCCTAG
- the LOC120332990 gene encoding uncharacterized protein LOC120332990: protein MAQVANRIWIFIRCLMLFQMNGFVLAITTPAMTSTANQTPKCNCDNECDCKGNDSIIVVPWQAVIIVVILCILLAAVVIKCLSRKSADAASPWAILANDV from the exons ATGGCTCAGGTAGCAAACAGAATATGGATTTTCATTCGTTGCTTGATGTTGTTTCAGATGAATGGCTTTGTATTGGCG ATTACAACTCCTGCTATGACGAGTACAGCCAACCAAACGCCTAAATGTAACTGTGATAATGAATGTGATTGCAAAGGAAATGACTCAATAATTGTAGTACCATGGCAAGCTGTTATAATAGTCGTAATATTAT gtatTCTACTTGCGGCTGTTGTCATAAAATGTCTATCG agGAAGTCTGCGGATGCTGCCTCGCCCTGGGCGATTTTAGCAAACGATGTCTGA